The following proteins are encoded in a genomic region of Curtobacterium sp. TC1:
- a CDS encoding twin-arginine translocation signal domain-containing protein, protein MHQVDRRSFMKFVTAASILAGVSSRTFTEARDVVSLPDIERWKIPGPHKMSVLVQALSTIYYPSDISADDPRPVIIWGNGTGAVPVVYRGLFKHWVSYGYVVAAANTPNAALGLLMRQCIDSLERQNEASAGLFAGALRLDKIASSGHSQGGQAAINAAIDPRVRTLIPIQPGPLADVALISTPMLLLTGTSDVIVYPPLYVERWMRDRARGPMVYGSLRGATHFESVSTKDDSGFASVTTAWLEAVLNRNGSAARQFFGPDFGFQRSPMWTGVTRNTAAERFLPNGDNAST, encoded by the coding sequence ATGCATCAGGTAGATCGGCGGAGTTTTATGAAGTTCGTGACAGCAGCTTCAATCCTCGCCGGGGTCAGTTCCAGAACTTTTACGGAGGCGCGGGACGTTGTGAGCTTGCCAGATATCGAGCGGTGGAAGATTCCAGGACCACACAAGATGTCGGTTTTGGTGCAAGCGCTGAGCACCATTTATTACCCGTCAGACATCTCCGCTGATGACCCTAGACCAGTGATTATTTGGGGCAACGGTACCGGCGCTGTCCCGGTGGTGTATCGAGGGCTCTTCAAGCATTGGGTGAGTTACGGGTACGTTGTTGCAGCAGCAAATACCCCGAATGCCGCGCTCGGGCTCTTGATGCGTCAGTGTATCGACTCGCTGGAACGGCAGAATGAAGCTTCTGCGGGACTGTTCGCGGGTGCGCTGCGGCTGGACAAGATCGCCTCCAGCGGGCACTCACAGGGCGGTCAAGCAGCCATCAATGCAGCAATTGACCCGCGCGTAAGAACGCTGATCCCCATCCAGCCCGGGCCCCTCGCGGATGTCGCGCTCATATCTACCCCAATGCTGCTACTCACGGGAACTTCCGACGTGATCGTTTACCCGCCGCTATATGTCGAACGTTGGATGCGAGATCGAGCACGAGGCCCCATGGTCTATGGCAGCCTTCGCGGTGCGACACATTTCGAGTCAGTTTCCACGAAGGACGACAGCGGTTTCGCGTCCGTCACCACCGCATGGCTGGAAGCAGTCCTAAACAGGAACGGGTCTGCGGCACGGCAGTTTTTCGGTCCCGACTTCGGCTTCCAACGATCCCCGATGTGGACGGGCGTCACGAGGAACACTGCCGCGGAGCGCTTCCTGCCCAATGGGGACAACGCTTCCACCTGA
- a CDS encoding DUF5819 family protein, translated as MRPTQTQPKPRRNLRQWLSNAAAGGILFFAGWQIFASFLWIAPPTAMRQLVPGDLLERYMLPWFGQSWSVFAPDPINGDNEILVRAQISSDNGAATVWVSATDVEYALAWHNPFPPKAATMGAHQAASFRDAWGALNTKQREVAGRSFTNEPALERALEILGPTAVAARYLQEDERTAAYATEVAYSIWGSRVEAVQFRVQRHGIVPFASRNDIKPQRPAPVVAATGWRNVGFSFSRADDGFRNTFQKAWALYKARQ; from the coding sequence ATGCGCCCAACGCAGACGCAACCGAAACCACGTCGTAACCTTCGCCAGTGGCTGTCGAACGCCGCCGCCGGCGGCATCCTCTTCTTCGCCGGCTGGCAGATCTTCGCGTCCTTCTTGTGGATCGCTCCGCCGACAGCCATGCGACAACTCGTCCCGGGAGATCTGCTCGAGCGGTACATGCTGCCCTGGTTTGGGCAGAGCTGGTCGGTGTTCGCTCCCGACCCGATCAACGGCGACAACGAAATCCTTGTCCGCGCACAGATTAGCAGCGACAATGGCGCTGCCACGGTGTGGGTTAGCGCGACGGACGTGGAGTACGCCCTTGCCTGGCATAACCCGTTCCCGCCCAAGGCCGCGACGATGGGGGCGCATCAAGCCGCGTCCTTCCGCGACGCCTGGGGAGCGTTGAATACGAAGCAGCGAGAAGTAGCCGGTCGCTCGTTTACCAACGAACCAGCACTGGAACGTGCACTCGAGATCCTCGGGCCGACCGCCGTGGCGGCAAGGTACCTGCAGGAAGACGAGCGAACCGCGGCGTACGCGACAGAAGTTGCCTACAGCATCTGGGGATCGCGTGTCGAAGCCGTGCAGTTCCGCGTCCAGCGACACGGCATCGTTCCGTTTGCAAGCCGGAACGATATCAAACCGCAACGCCCAGCTCCGGTCGTTGCCGCGACCGGCTGGCGCAACGTCGGATTCTCCTTCAGTCGTGCCGATGACGGCTTCCGGAACACCTTCCAGAAAGCCTGGGCTCTCTACAAGGCGCGGCAATGA
- a CDS encoding YsnF/AvaK domain-containing protein yields MIDNATANRLFDVKVVDPHGAKVGTVKQVYLNNENGLPLFVSVATGLFGTSESFVPLQDATYAGDELRVGYDKDRIKDAPRIDADGDLSEDEQERIWDYYGLTATTGAPTNAAADNTQTTHAPNHDITHADDAVTRSEERLNVGTQNVQTGRARLRKHIVTEQQTVTVPVQHEELRVVTEPITETNVGSATDRPALSEDEHEVTLHEERVVVDKETIPVERVHIGKETVTEQQQVTEDVSHEEIEIDEDDTKHR; encoded by the coding sequence ATGATCGACAACGCAACTGCCAACAGACTCTTCGACGTCAAGGTCGTTGACCCACACGGCGCCAAAGTCGGCACCGTAAAGCAGGTCTACCTCAACAACGAAAACGGGCTGCCCCTGTTCGTGTCCGTGGCGACTGGGCTGTTCGGAACTTCCGAGTCCTTCGTGCCGCTGCAGGACGCCACGTACGCCGGAGACGAACTCCGCGTCGGCTACGACAAAGACAGGATCAAGGACGCCCCTCGCATTGACGCTGACGGCGACCTGTCCGAGGACGAGCAGGAGCGCATCTGGGACTACTACGGCCTGACCGCCACCACAGGTGCTCCGACAAATGCTGCAGCCGACAACACCCAAACCACACACGCACCCAACCACGACATCACCCACGCTGACGACGCGGTCACCCGATCCGAGGAACGCCTCAACGTCGGCACTCAGAATGTGCAGACCGGCCGGGCCCGCCTCCGCAAACACATCGTCACCGAGCAGCAGACCGTCACCGTCCCGGTACAGCATGAAGAGCTCCGCGTCGTGACCGAGCCCATCACCGAAACCAACGTCGGATCAGCGACCGACAGGCCCGCACTGTCCGAAGACGAACACGAAGTGACCCTGCACGAAGAGCGCGTCGTCGTCGACAAGGAAACCATCCCCGTCGAGCGGGTCCACATCGGCAAGGAGACCGTCACCGAACAGCAGCAAGTCACCGAGGACGTCTCCCACGAAGAGATCGAAATCGACGAAGACGACACAAAACACCGCTAA
- a CDS encoding 4'-phosphopantetheinyl transferase: MTAEHDLDGSLSDDERDAIATALPKRRAEFVTGRVLGRRALAAIGVWGASIPCTRSGAPVWPAGFVGTITHSIGLRACAVGRRDEFAGIGIDATPACPLPDGVLERVVDVGSASVASSLEALRRRGIQSSDSVLLATAEAVAKARTSAHGGWYGIDGANITVCPDGSFIASARRGPRFAGTGRWSVDGGMALAGITLDEH; the protein is encoded by the coding sequence GTGACTGCCGAACATGACTTGGACGGGTCCCTCTCGGATGACGAGCGTGACGCCATCGCGACGGCGCTGCCGAAGCGGCGCGCCGAGTTCGTGACCGGACGTGTGCTCGGGCGGCGGGCCCTTGCTGCCATTGGCGTTTGGGGGGCGTCGATCCCCTGTACACGGAGCGGGGCGCCGGTGTGGCCGGCAGGGTTCGTCGGGACCATCACGCACTCCATCGGCCTCCGCGCATGCGCCGTAGGGCGACGCGACGAGTTTGCTGGGATCGGCATCGATGCGACGCCCGCCTGCCCCTTGCCCGATGGCGTGCTCGAACGCGTGGTGGACGTCGGTAGTGCGTCCGTCGCCTCGAGCCTCGAAGCGCTCCGGCGACGCGGGATTCAGAGTTCGGACAGCGTGCTCCTCGCGACCGCTGAGGCTGTTGCGAAAGCACGGACGTCGGCCCACGGAGGCTGGTACGGCATCGACGGCGCAAACATCACAGTTTGCCCAGACGGTTCGTTCATCGCCAGTGCACGCCGGGGCCCGAGGTTCGCTGGAACCGGCAGGTGGTCGGTGGATGGAGGCATGGCGCTGGCAGGCATCACGCTCGACGAGCACTGA